One Mailhella massiliensis DNA segment encodes these proteins:
- a CDS encoding DsrE family protein, with protein sequence MKYDLVIHVNANNAEIFKLAFSQAANYKKEAMLKRHKISAVDIAAKAGFTALSEVETFKLIMVVNGPAVQQLVKENTELLAKAQEAVANGLKIHVGQCAMDSYKLDKSMIWSFVEVVPSATLDLVQLQNSGFAYMKV encoded by the coding sequence ATGAAATACGATCTGGTCATCCATGTAAACGCCAATAACGCCGAAATCTTCAAGCTGGCCTTCAGCCAGGCTGCCAACTACAAGAAGGAAGCCATGCTCAAGCGGCACAAGATTTCCGCCGTGGATATCGCCGCCAAGGCCGGTTTCACGGCCCTGAGCGAGGTGGAGACCTTCAAGCTCATCATGGTGGTCAACGGGCCTGCCGTGCAGCAGCTCGTCAAGGAAAATACCGAACTTCTGGCCAAGGCTCAGGAAGCCGTGGCCAACGGCCTGAAAATCCATGTGGGCCAGTGCGCCATGGATTCCTATAAGCTGGACAAGAGCATGATCTGGTCGTTTGTGGAAGTGGTTCCTTCTGCAACGCTGGATCTGGTGCAGCTTCAGAATTCGGGATTCGCCTACATGAAGGTGTAA
- the metG gene encoding methionine--tRNA ligase, with protein sequence MKSYYITTPIYYVNARPHLGHAYSTIVADTLKRFHRMLGENARMQTGTDEHGDKIVKAATAAGVSPQAFVDDISSVFRNLWPKLGIENDGFIRTTDPAHKKAVQVLLQRLYDKGDIYFGEYGGHYCYGCERFYTEKELENGLCPQHQTKPEFISEKNYFFKMSKYQDALRQYILDHPDFIRPERYRNEALAMLEGGVLEDLCISRPKSRLTWGIELPFDKDYVSYVWFDALANYITALGWPENENDESGAYKTFWPGEHLVAKDILKPHGIFWPTMLMAAGLPLYRHLNVHGYWLVKDTKMSKSLGNVVDPLKAAEHFGLDAFRYFLLREMNFGSDASYSPEAIITRVNADLANDLGNLFSRVLSMNAKYFGGRIPALGEQLEADDVLSEATDNGAANYVQLFGELRFSQALDALWTPIRAMNKYVDEQAPWTLAKNGETERLGTVIRTLLENMYKVAYLLWPVMPGASAAMQAQLGRPQPPLSEDALNDVLRYRMHLRTGMEIAASSNLFPRLEMEKEEAPAKPKKEKKTAPREAPAKPAEEAKAPIEFADFQKLDLRVGHILSAKQHPNADKLLCFEVDLGEEKPRQIVSGIAAHFKPEDLVGSRVVVVANLPPRKLRGVESQGMILTAEFEGKLALLSAEAPAGASIA encoded by the coding sequence GTGAAAAGCTACTACATCACCACGCCCATTTACTATGTCAATGCGCGTCCCCACCTCGGGCACGCGTATTCCACCATCGTGGCCGACACGCTCAAGCGCTTTCACCGTATGCTCGGGGAAAACGCCCGGATGCAGACCGGCACCGACGAGCACGGCGACAAGATCGTGAAGGCCGCCACCGCCGCGGGCGTGTCGCCCCAGGCCTTCGTGGACGACATTTCCAGCGTGTTCCGCAACCTGTGGCCCAAGCTCGGTATTGAGAACGACGGCTTCATCCGTACCACCGATCCCGCGCACAAGAAGGCCGTGCAGGTGCTGCTGCAGCGCCTTTACGACAAGGGCGACATCTACTTCGGCGAATACGGCGGCCACTACTGCTACGGCTGCGAACGCTTCTATACGGAAAAGGAACTGGAAAACGGCCTCTGCCCCCAGCATCAGACCAAGCCGGAATTCATCAGCGAGAAGAACTACTTCTTCAAGATGTCCAAGTATCAGGACGCGCTCAGGCAGTACATTCTCGATCACCCCGACTTCATCCGCCCCGAACGCTACCGCAACGAAGCCCTCGCCATGCTGGAAGGCGGCGTGCTGGAAGATCTGTGCATCTCCCGCCCCAAGTCCCGCCTCACCTGGGGTATCGAACTGCCCTTCGACAAGGACTATGTGAGCTATGTGTGGTTCGACGCTTTGGCCAACTACATCACGGCCCTCGGCTGGCCTGAAAACGAAAACGACGAATCCGGCGCGTACAAGACCTTCTGGCCCGGCGAACATCTGGTGGCCAAGGATATTCTGAAGCCCCACGGCATCTTCTGGCCCACCATGCTCATGGCCGCCGGTCTTCCGCTCTACAGGCACCTCAACGTGCACGGCTACTGGCTGGTGAAGGACACCAAGATGTCCAAGTCTCTGGGCAACGTGGTGGACCCGCTCAAGGCCGCCGAGCACTTCGGACTGGATGCCTTCCGCTATTTCCTGCTGCGTGAGATGAACTTCGGTTCCGACGCCTCCTACTCCCCGGAAGCCATCATCACCCGCGTCAATGCCGACCTCGCCAACGACCTCGGCAACCTGTTCAGCCGCGTGCTTTCCATGAACGCCAAATACTTCGGCGGCAGGATTCCGGCCCTCGGCGAACAGCTGGAGGCCGACGACGTGCTTTCCGAAGCCACGGACAACGGCGCGGCAAACTATGTGCAGCTCTTCGGGGAACTGCGCTTCTCCCAGGCGCTCGACGCGCTCTGGACGCCCATCCGCGCCATGAACAAGTATGTGGACGAACAGGCCCCCTGGACGCTGGCCAAGAACGGCGAAACCGAACGCCTCGGCACCGTCATCCGCACGCTTCTGGAAAACATGTACAAGGTGGCCTATCTGCTCTGGCCCGTCATGCCCGGCGCTTCCGCCGCCATGCAGGCCCAGCTCGGCCGTCCGCAGCCGCCCCTTTCCGAAGACGCTCTGAACGATGTTTTGCGCTACCGCATGCACCTGCGTACCGGCATGGAAATCGCCGCTTCCTCCAACCTCTTCCCCCGCCTGGAAATGGAAAAGGAAGAAGCGCCCGCCAAGCCAAAGAAGGAAAAGAAGACCGCTCCCAGGGAAGCCCCTGCCAAACCTGCGGAAGAAGCCAAGGCTCCCATTGAATTCGCGGACTTCCAGAAGCTCGATCTGCGCGTGGGTCACATCCTTTCCGCAAAGCAGCACCCCAATGCGGACAAGCTGCTCTGCTTCGAGGTGGACCTCGGCGAAGAAAAGCCCCGGCAGATCGTTTCCGGCATCGCCGCCCACTTCAAGCCGGAAGACCTGGTGGGAAGCCGTGTCGTGGTGGTGGCCAATCTCCCGCCCCGCAAGCTGCGCGGCGTGGAATCCCAGGGCATGATTCTCACCGCCGAATTTGAAGGCAAACTCGCGCTGCTCTCGGCCGAGGCTCCCGCCGGAGCCTCCATCGCGTAG